A stretch of the Mycobacterium shigaense genome encodes the following:
- a CDS encoding heme-binding protein: MIAPTGVATPDSCSASGVAASASGVLNSASGYLDGHPEANNVLRRACDRR; this comes from the coding sequence ATGATCGCGCCAACCGGGGTTGCCACGCCCGACTCCTGCTCGGCGAGCGGGGTCGCCGCTAGCGCCAGCGGGGTGCTGAACTCGGCGAGTGGATATCTGGATGGCCATCCCGAGGCCAACAACGTGCTTCGCCGCGCTTGCGATCGCCGCTAG